Proteins co-encoded in one Kiritimatiellia bacterium genomic window:
- a CDS encoding ankyrin repeat domain-containing protein, whose protein sequence is MNKKPILIILFSCLLHCNVRAGETPRAAAENEVNAAGGIVVNGINLNAPENNRGCSALHLAAELNRPAAARLLIEQGADVNARNHLGLTPLHLAALHGHPDMAALLLASGAQVNVFDSRGLTPLHLAAQYSRTDMIDLLLDYGADIETKTNDRGLTPLHWAAFWGNIDAINALVKNGADTDARDYQGRTALTWAEQHNNYDAARLLARKGAKRNPRDKVRFISFSECDD, encoded by the coding sequence ATGAATAAAAAACCTATTTTAATTATTTTGTTTTCTTGTCTGCTTCATTGCAACGTCCGGGCCGGGGAGACCCCGCGCGCCGCCGCGGAAAATGAAGTTAACGCCGCCGGCGGCATTGTGGTCAACGGCATCAACCTCAATGCTCCGGAAAACAACCGCGGTTGTTCAGCCCTTCATCTGGCGGCGGAATTGAACCGCCCGGCGGCGGCCAGACTCCTCATTGAGCAGGGCGCCGACGTCAATGCGCGCAACCATCTCGGCCTGACGCCGCTCCATCTGGCCGCGCTCCATGGACATCCCGACATGGCGGCGCTACTGCTGGCCAGCGGGGCGCAGGTTAATGTTTTTGATTCCCGGGGTCTGACCCCCCTGCACCTGGCCGCGCAATACAGCCGGACGGATATGATTGATTTATTGCTGGATTACGGCGCCGATATTGAGACGAAAACCAACGACCGCGGCTTAACGCCGTTGCACTGGGCCGCTTTCTGGGGCAATATTGACGCCATCAACGCCCTTGTTAAAAACGGGGCCGACACCGACGCGCGCGACTACCAGGGGCGCACGGCGCTGACCTGGGCGGAACAACATAACAACTACGACGCGGCCCGATTGCTGGCGCGGAAAGGGGCCAAAAGAAATCCGCGCGATAAAGTCCGCTTCATCAGCTTCTCCGAATGCGACGACTGA
- a CDS encoding histidinol-phosphatase HisJ family protein encodes MLPDYHIHTPFCRHAEGEPAEFLAAARQANLPEICFTDHAPNPDNYDQQHRMGMAEFELYRAKIRAVSTDRNNGPASTGLQTRVLFGAEADYYEGCERFLREWLPHRPFDLVLGSVHFINDWGFDNPDEREVWDNVDVAGTWREYFKLIGRLAETKLFDVVGHLDLPKKFGFLPSEPVLKEMAGPALDKIAGAGMAIEINTSGLRKPVREIYPSLFLLGMARALDIPVCFGSDAHLPDEVGYEFACAMAWARQAGYSEAVRFAGRKQTRYALPVQHVAANPFPASGETGCRRAP; translated from the coding sequence ATGCTGCCCGATTATCATATTCACACTCCTTTCTGCAGGCACGCCGAAGGCGAGCCGGCGGAATTCCTGGCCGCCGCCCGGCAAGCCAATCTCCCTGAAATATGTTTTACCGACCACGCTCCCAATCCGGACAATTATGACCAGCAGCACCGGATGGGGATGGCTGAATTTGAATTGTACCGCGCAAAAATACGCGCCGTTTCAACGGACCGGAATAACGGGCCCGCGTCAACCGGGCTGCAAACCCGCGTGCTCTTCGGCGCCGAAGCCGATTATTACGAGGGTTGCGAGCGTTTCCTCCGGGAATGGCTGCCGCACCGGCCCTTTGATCTCGTGCTCGGCTCGGTGCATTTTATTAATGACTGGGGTTTTGACAATCCGGACGAGCGCGAAGTGTGGGACAACGTTGACGTCGCCGGCACGTGGCGCGAATATTTTAAATTAATCGGCCGCCTGGCGGAAACAAAACTTTTTGACGTTGTCGGCCACCTTGATCTTCCCAAAAAATTCGGATTTTTACCGTCCGAGCCGGTCCTGAAAGAAATGGCCGGGCCGGCTCTGGACAAAATCGCCGGTGCGGGGATGGCGATTGAAATCAACACCTCCGGTCTGCGCAAACCGGTCCGGGAAATTTACCCCTCCCTTTTCCTGCTCGGCATGGCGAGAGCGCTGGATATTCCCGTCTGTTTCGGTTCGGACGCCCATCTCCCGGACGAAGTCGGTTATGAGTTTGCCTGCGCCATGGCCTGGGCCCGGCAAGCAGGTTATTCCGAGGCGGTGCGTTTTGCCGGCCGCAAGCAAACACGGTACGCTTTGCCGGTTCAACACGTGGCCGCGAATCCGTTCCCGGCAAGTGGTGAAACCGGTTGCCGGCGCGCGCCGTAA
- a CDS encoding iron ABC transporter permease, producing MKKHQALAIALLAAAFFIVFFFWPLGWVLRGAVIFEGRFTLEILGETLRNPIYVEGLLNSLLLAAVTTCLVMAIGLPLAALSARCAFAGKQIFGSLILIPLILPPFVGAIGISQILGQSGMLNAFLVKIGLCAWPDACDWLGKGRFFAVALTEALHLYPIFYLNALSALANVDSSMEEAAASLGLSAFGRFRRITIPLIAPGMFAGGAIVFIWSFTELGTPLVFNYNRLTAVQIFNGLKDIGANPLPYALVAVMLAVVALIYGAGKLAFGRYQYAVIQKGAPAGALVPLKGLARIAAVFLFAFVFTLAVLPHLGVILTSVALGWYQTILPLKWTAAHYIGALGDNLIVPSIRNSLFYSSMAAAIDVALGFMIAVVVERTKLRWRFLLDAAAMLPLAVPGIVVAFGYIGMSQPGALFAAMNPANNPTVLLIIAYAVRRLPYVVRAAVAGLQQTPAALEEAAASVGSSPARTTCKITLPLIGANLLAGGLLAFSFAMLEVSDSLMLAQKQMHYPITKALYELFQMLGNGRYLASAFGVWAMAFLFVAILGINRLIGRRLGNIFRI from the coding sequence ATGAAAAAACATCAAGCTCTTGCCATTGCTTTGCTGGCGGCAGCGTTTTTTATTGTTTTCTTTTTCTGGCCTTTGGGATGGGTGCTCCGCGGCGCCGTTATTTTTGAGGGGCGTTTCACTCTTGAGATCCTGGGCGAGACCCTGCGCAATCCGATTTACGTGGAGGGATTGCTGAACAGCCTGTTGCTTGCGGCCGTAACCACTTGCCTTGTCATGGCCATCGGCCTGCCGCTGGCCGCGCTTTCGGCGCGCTGCGCTTTTGCCGGCAAACAGATATTCGGCTCTCTTATCCTGATTCCGCTGATTCTGCCGCCTTTTGTCGGCGCGATCGGCATCAGCCAGATTCTCGGCCAAAGCGGAATGTTGAACGCTTTTCTGGTAAAAATCGGTTTATGCGCCTGGCCGGATGCCTGCGACTGGCTGGGAAAAGGGCGTTTTTTTGCGGTGGCGCTGACGGAGGCCCTGCATCTTTATCCCATTTTTTACCTGAACGCGTTGAGCGCGCTGGCCAATGTTGATTCTTCAATGGAGGAAGCCGCCGCCAGCCTGGGGCTTTCCGCCTTCGGCCGGTTCCGCCGCATAACAATTCCGCTCATTGCGCCGGGCATGTTTGCCGGCGGGGCCATTGTTTTTATCTGGAGCTTTACCGAGCTCGGCACCCCCCTCGTCTTCAATTATAACCGCCTGACGGCCGTGCAGATTTTTAACGGCTTGAAGGATATCGGCGCAAATCCTCTGCCCTACGCGCTGGTGGCGGTCATGCTGGCGGTCGTGGCGCTCATTTACGGCGCGGGCAAACTGGCCTTCGGCCGCTATCAATACGCGGTCATTCAAAAGGGCGCGCCGGCAGGCGCGCTTGTGCCGCTGAAAGGCCTGGCGCGCATTGCCGCCGTCTTTCTCTTTGCATTCGTTTTCACGCTGGCCGTCCTGCCCCATCTCGGGGTGATCTTAACGAGCGTTGCGCTCGGCTGGTATCAGACAATCCTGCCTTTAAAATGGACCGCGGCGCATTATATCGGCGCGCTCGGGGATAATCTTATTGTTCCCAGCATTCGCAACAGTCTTTTTTATTCGTCAATGGCCGCGGCCATTGATGTGGCGCTCGGCTTCATGATTGCCGTCGTGGTGGAGCGGACAAAGCTGCGCTGGCGCTTTTTGCTGGATGCGGCCGCCATGCTGCCCCTGGCCGTGCCCGGCATTGTGGTGGCCTTCGGTTACATCGGCATGAGCCAGCCCGGCGCCTTGTTTGCGGCCATGAATCCCGCCAATAACCCGACCGTCCTGCTGATTATAGCCTACGCCGTCCGCCGGCTGCCTTACGTTGTGCGCGCGGCCGTCGCCGGCTTGCAGCAAACGCCGGCCGCCCTTGAAGAGGCGGCCGCCAGCGTCGGCAGTTCGCCGGCCCGCACAACCTGCAAAATAACGCTTCCCCTGATTGGCGCTAACCTTCTGGCCGGGGGCCTGCTGGCCTTCAGTTTCGCCATGCTGGAAGTTTCCGACTCGCTCATGCTGGCCCAGAAGCAGATGCATTATCCCATTACCAAGGCGCTTTACGAGTTGTTTCAAATGCTTGGCAACGGGCGTTACCTGGCTTCGGCCTTTGGCGTCTGGGCCATGGCGTTTTTATTCGTCGCCATTCTGGGCATAAACCGTCTCATCGGCCGCCGGCTCGGCAATATTTTCCGGATATGA
- a CDS encoding extracellular solute-binding protein, whose product MRTLKPQDGVYILVLLLLLAVPFLLRPARETPGGRSARLVIVSPHNEAVQYEFERAFRRWHREKFHGDVVFDWRNIGGTSEIARYLDSSFLAAGRAGLAGIGIDLFFGGGQYDHALRAGKGHSVPCGLRERHPEWLNGEIIPSCFSGEVFYDPGDRWYGCCLSSFGICYNEDSLAYRGLSPPLQKWRDLADFRLFERVALADPTKSGSINKAFEMLIQEQISEQLAARGQTAGNAQISDLAEGWRRAFLLIRQIGANARYFTDSAGQVTVDVAQGNAAAGMCIDFYGRFESETVERSEASFRMKYVTPGGGSSVSVDPISLLRGAPNRVTAERFIDFCLSTEGQLLWNTRVGCPGGPTRYALRRLPIRRDLYAAPYLASMSDPAARPYQTAGRFEYRSGWTGPLFGVIKALIRSMCIDPHDELKRAWETINQAGGPAACPRAMAVFAALPEGAEYERALATTAAQLADKLEEARLMREWTVFFRNQYRRAAFLAKDESNPEGRRR is encoded by the coding sequence ATGAGAACCTTAAAGCCGCAGGACGGCGTCTATATCCTGGTGTTGCTGCTTTTGCTGGCCGTTCCTTTCCTGCTCCGGCCGGCCAGGGAAACGCCGGGCGGTCGTTCCGCGCGGCTGGTGATCGTCAGCCCGCACAATGAGGCCGTGCAGTATGAATTTGAGCGCGCCTTCCGGCGCTGGCACCGCGAAAAATTTCACGGGGATGTCGTTTTTGACTGGCGCAATATCGGCGGCACGAGCGAAATCGCGCGTTACCTTGACAGTTCATTTTTGGCGGCCGGGCGGGCGGGCCTGGCCGGGATCGGGATAGACCTCTTTTTCGGCGGGGGACAATACGATCACGCGCTCCGGGCCGGAAAGGGACACAGCGTTCCCTGCGGGCTCCGCGAACGCCATCCCGAATGGCTCAACGGGGAAATCATCCCCTCCTGTTTCTCGGGCGAAGTTTTTTATGACCCCGGCGACCGCTGGTACGGCTGCTGCCTGAGCTCTTTCGGCATCTGTTACAACGAGGATTCCCTGGCTTACCGCGGATTGTCTCCGCCGCTGCAAAAATGGCGGGATTTGGCGGACTTCCGGCTGTTTGAACGCGTCGCCCTGGCCGATCCGACCAAAAGCGGCTCCATCAACAAGGCCTTTGAAATGCTTATTCAAGAACAGATTTCCGAACAGCTTGCCGCGCGCGGTCAAACCGCCGGCAATGCGCAAATTTCAGACCTGGCGGAGGGTTGGCGGCGCGCTTTTCTGCTGATTCGCCAGATCGGAGCCAATGCGCGGTATTTTACCGATTCGGCCGGCCAGGTGACAGTTGACGTGGCCCAGGGCAACGCCGCCGCCGGCATGTGCATTGATTTTTACGGCCGTTTTGAAAGCGAAACGGTTGAACGCAGCGAGGCCTCCTTTAGAATGAAATATGTTACCCCGGGCGGTGGTTCCTCGGTTTCGGTTGATCCGATCAGCCTGTTGCGCGGGGCGCCCAACCGCGTAACCGCGGAGCGTTTTATTGACTTCTGCCTGAGCACAGAGGGACAGCTTCTCTGGAACACGCGCGTTGGTTGTCCTGGAGGCCCGACGCGTTATGCCCTGCGCCGGCTTCCCATACGGCGCGATTTGTACGCGGCGCCGTACCTGGCCAGCATGTCTGATCCGGCGGCCCGGCCTTATCAGACTGCCGGCCGGTTTGAATACCGGAGCGGCTGGACCGGACCGCTTTTCGGCGTTATCAAGGCGCTGATCCGATCCATGTGCATTGACCCCCATGATGAACTGAAGCGGGCCTGGGAAACCATTAACCAGGCCGGCGGGCCCGCGGCCTGCCCGCGCGCCATGGCGGTTTTTGCGGCCCTACCCGAGGGCGCGGAATACGAGCGGGCCCTGGCAACCACCGCCGCGCAGTTGGCCGATAAGCTTGAAGAGGCCCGGCTGATGCGCGAATGGACGGTATTTTTCAGAAACCAATACCGCCGGGCCGCGTTTCTGGCAAAAGACGAAAGCAATCCGGAAGGGCGGCGCCGGTGA